Sequence from the Kineosporia succinea genome:
CATCTGCACGAACTGGCGCAGCATGACGTCGCGATCGATCTGCTGCCCGACCTTCACCGTCTGCATCTGGTCGATGTACTCCTGCGGGGTACCCAGGCCGTAGATGCACGACACGGTCGCGACCACGACCACGTCGCGCCGGGTCAGCAGCGAGTTGGTGGCCGAGTGCCGCAGCCGCTCGACCTCCTCGTTGATCGAGCTGTCTTTCTCGATGTAGGTATCGGTCTGCGGGACGTACGCCTCGGGCTGGTAGTAGTCGTAGTACGAGACGAAGTACTCGACCGCGTTGTTGGGCAGCAGCTCACGGAACTCGTTGGCCAGCTGCGCCGCGAGCGTCTTGTTCGGGGCCATCACCAGTGTGGGCCGCTGCACCTGCTCGATCAGCCAGGCCGTGGTGGCCGACTTACCCGTACCCGTGGCACCGAGCAGCACGACGTGCTCCTCGCCGCCCTTCACCCGCTTCGCGAGGTCGGCGATGGCCTTCGGCTGGTCGCCGTTGGGCTCGTACTCCGACACCACCGTGAAGGGTGCGACCGTGCGCTTGAGATCGGTGACTGGCCTCATGACGACTACGGTAAGCGCCACCACCGACAGTCTTGTTCCCGAGCCGCCCCGGGCCGGGGATCAACTCCTCCGCAGCGGCTCGATCCGGTTGCGCCAGCACGCGTCCACCTGCGCCAGCGTGCTCGCCAGCGACCCGGAGTTGTCGAGCACCACGTCGGCGAGCGCCTCCCGCTCGGCGTCACTGGCCTGGGCCCTGATGCGGGCCTTGGCGTCTTTTCGGGTCATGCCGCGGTCGTCGACCAGCCGCCGGATGCGCTCCTCCACCGGCGCGAAGACCACCATCACCAGGTCGTAAGAGCCTCGGTTCGGGTTCTCGGCCAGCAGCGGCACGTCGTGCACCAGCACGGCGTCGTCGGGCGCGGCGTGCACGATCTCTTCCATGCGGGCAGCGACCCGCGGGTGCACGATCGAGTTCAGCCGGGCCAGCTTCTTCTCGTCCGCGAAGACGATCTGGCCCAGGGCCGGCCGGTTGAGGCTCGCGTCCTCCCGCAGGATCTTCTTGCCGAAGGTCTCGACGATCTCGGCCAGGCCGCTGGTTCCCGGCTCGACCACCTCACGGGCGATCAGATCGGCGTCCATGATGATCGCCCCGAGGTCGGACAGTCGCCGGGAGACGGTCGACTTACCGGCGCCGATGCCTCCGGTGAGAGCGGTTCGCACCATGCGCCGAAGTCTAGGGCCGACGGCCCGTTCCCCCGGGCAGGCGTACGCCGTCGCGGCATGTGACTCTTCCGGCACCCGTGGACACGCTTCGACGGCCACCCGCCGGGCCCGCACCACCCGCCCGCGAACGGCCGGAAGGCCCGGCTCCCACCATGGGGAACCGGGCCTTCCGAACGAGAACCCGACGGATCAGTTGCCGCCGGTCAGCTTCTCCCGCAGAGCAGCCAGCGCCTCGTCGGTGGCGAGGGTGCCCTCGGCCGCCGCCGGCTCGCTGGAGTAGCTCGAGCTCGAGCTGGAGGACGACGACGAGCTGGACGAAGCCGCAGCCTCGTCGCCACCCGCGGCGATGGCCTCGGCCTCGGCGGCCTTGGCCTCCTCGATCTGCTTGCGGTGGGCCTCCCAGCGCTCGTGGGCGGCGGCGTACTGCTGCTCCCACTCCTCGCGCTGCTTCTCGAAGCCCTCGAGCCAGTCGTTGGTCTCGGGGTCGAAGCCCTCGGGGTACTTGTAGTTGCCGGCCTCGTCGTACTCGGCCGCCATACCGTAGAGGGCCGGGTCGAACGTCTCGGCGCCCGCACCGGAGCCGGCCTCGTTGGCCTGCTTCAGCGAGAGGGAGATCCGACGACGCTCCAGGTCGATGTCGATGACCTTGACGAAGATCGGGTCGTTGACCTGGACGACCTGCTCCGGGATCTCCACGTGGCGCTCGGCCAGCTCGGAGATGTGGACCAGGCCCTCGATGCCCTCGTCGACGCGGACGAACGCACCGAACGGCACCAGCTTGGTGACCTTACCCGGGACGACCTGACCGATCGCGTGGGTACGGGCGAACTGCTGCCACGGGTCTTCCTGGGTCGCCTTCAGCGACAGGGAGACGCGCTCACGGTCCATGTCGACGTCGAGAACCTCGACGGTGACTTCCTGGCCGACCTCGACAACCTCACCCGGGTGGTCGATGTGCTTCCAGGACAGCTCGGACACGTGCACCAGACCGTCGACCCCACCGAGGTCGACGAAGGCGCCGAAGTTGACGATGGAGGAGACCACACCGGAGCGGACCTGGCCCTTCTGCAGCGTCTGCAGGAAGGTCTGGCGCACCTCGGACTGGGTCTGCTCGAGCCACGCACGGCGGGACAGGACCACGTTGTTGCGGTTCTTGTCCAGCTCGATGATCTTGGCCTCGATCTGCTTGCCGACGTACGGCTGCAGGTCACGGACGCGGCGCATCTCAACCAGCGAGGCCGGGAGGAAGCCGCGGAGCCCGATGTCGAGGATCAGACCACCCTTGACGACCTCGATCACCGTACCGGTGACAATGCCGTCCTCTTCCTTGATCTTCTCGATGGTGCCCCACGCGCGCTCGTACTGCGCACGCTTCTTCGAGAGGATCAGGCGCCCCTCCTTGTCCTCCTTCTGGAGAACAAGAGCCTCGACCTCGTCGCCGACGGTGACGACCTCGTTGGGGTCGACGTCGTGCTTGATCGAGAGTTCACGCGAGGGAATGACACCCTCGGTCTTGTAGCCGATGTCGAGCAGCACCTCGTCGCGGTCGACCTTGACGATCGTCCCCGAGACGATGTCACCGTCGTTGAAGTACTTGATCGTCTCGTCGATGGCCGCGAGGAAATCGGCCTCGGTGCCGATGTCGTTGACCGCGATCTGCGGCGTGCTCGCCTTTTCGGCCGTACTGGTGCTCATAAAGTAGGGGCTCCGATGCGGACTGTTGAATAGATGGGACATGGACGGCGGCTCCGGACCCCCCGGGGTGCTGGACCGGTCAGTGGTGCTCGACCGGTCGCGGGCAGCAGGAAAGCCTAGATCCGCCTTCCATAGCCTATCCCTCGCGGGAAGGCAGGGCAAAGCCGGTCTGGCGACGACACGCCCGGATCCGGGACGCACGCTGACCTGACGCGGATCTGACCGGGCACGACGCCCGTCCGGGCCGAAACCGGGCGGGCCGGGGATTGCGGGCGGGCCGGGATCGCAGGCGGGCCGTGATCCCGGCCCCCACCGCGGTGGGCGTGAGCGCGGCCGGACGCCGGCACCACGGTGACGAGGCCTGCACTCACGAGCTCGGCACCGCACGAGGCCGCCCCGTACGCCCGTCTCACGCCGACGGCGAGCACGTGGGGTTGGATGCTCGGGTGACCCCTTCCGATCTGCGCTCAGCCGGCTACCGCGACGCCGGGGCCGAGGAGAGCGCCCGCGCCGGGCGCACCTGGTGGGACGAGAACGCCGCCGAGTACCAGCTCGAGCACGGCGCCGACCTGGCCGGGCGGCTGATCTGGGGCCCAGAGAAACTGGACGAGGCCGACGCCGGACTGCTCGGCCCCGTCGAGGGCCGGCACGTGCTCGAAGTGGGCGCGGGCAGTGCCGACAGCAGCACCTGGCT
This genomic interval carries:
- the coaE gene encoding dephospho-CoA kinase; the protein is MVRTALTGGIGAGKSTVSRRLSDLGAIIMDADLIAREVVEPGTSGLAEIVETFGKKILREDASLNRPALGQIVFADEKKLARLNSIVHPRVAARMEEIVHAAPDDAVLVHDVPLLAENPNRGSYDLVMVVFAPVEERIRRLVDDRGMTRKDAKARIRAQASDAEREALADVVLDNSGSLASTLAQVDACWRNRIEPLRRS
- the rpsA gene encoding 30S ribosomal protein S1, which translates into the protein MSTSTAEKASTPQIAVNDIGTEADFLAAIDETIKYFNDGDIVSGTIVKVDRDEVLLDIGYKTEGVIPSRELSIKHDVDPNEVVTVGDEVEALVLQKEDKEGRLILSKKRAQYERAWGTIEKIKEEDGIVTGTVIEVVKGGLILDIGLRGFLPASLVEMRRVRDLQPYVGKQIEAKIIELDKNRNNVVLSRRAWLEQTQSEVRQTFLQTLQKGQVRSGVVSSIVNFGAFVDLGGVDGLVHVSELSWKHIDHPGEVVEVGQEVTVEVLDVDMDRERVSLSLKATQEDPWQQFARTHAIGQVVPGKVTKLVPFGAFVRVDEGIEGLVHISELAERHVEIPEQVVQVNDPIFVKVIDIDLERRRISLSLKQANEAGSGAGAETFDPALYGMAAEYDEAGNYKYPEGFDPETNDWLEGFEKQREEWEQQYAAAHERWEAHRKQIEEAKAAEAEAIAAGGDEAAASSSSSSSSSSSSSYSSEPAAAEGTLATDEALAALREKLTGGN